In Thermosipho japonicus, a single window of DNA contains:
- the hrcA gene encoding heat-inducible transcriptional repressor HrcA, which produces MKELSTRQEQILYCLVREYVKSGTPVSSQKILESTNLEWSGATVRNDMRKLDYLGYVFQPHTSAGRVPTDKGLRFYVNEILKLRKETKKSGSSIDVSIDFPIGDLDKIIQGAAKLLATTVKAFVIIEKPNPMYLRIRRVVLTPVTKNFSIVNIITELGLTSVLPIQHSEIYNIQEIEEFLNKSLDGILLSEFRAKLKEVVERFSWVGGRLKEFIELSEKIASEKYEEYITEGVFNLVNAKRFDEDKLKEIVRFSTNEEYYSKIFELGEGIFIGKEHNIKNFEQYSILIMPYFVFNREVGKIAVIFDKFSDYNRVFDSVEYVVNRLTEYFTVVARNVE; this is translated from the coding sequence ATGAAAGAATTGTCTACAAGACAAGAGCAGATTTTGTATTGTCTTGTAAGAGAATATGTAAAATCTGGAACCCCAGTAAGTTCTCAAAAGATATTAGAGTCTACAAATCTTGAGTGGAGTGGTGCAACTGTAAGAAATGACATGAGAAAGTTAGATTATCTTGGATACGTATTTCAGCCACACACTTCTGCTGGAAGAGTGCCGACAGATAAAGGTTTAAGATTTTACGTAAATGAAATATTGAAACTTAGAAAAGAAACAAAAAAATCAGGGAGTTCTATAGATGTTAGTATAGATTTTCCAATAGGTGACTTGGATAAGATTATTCAAGGTGCAGCAAAGCTACTTGCAACCACAGTTAAAGCTTTCGTTATAATTGAAAAACCTAATCCTATGTATTTAAGAATTCGAAGAGTTGTTTTAACACCGGTAACTAAAAACTTTTCCATTGTTAATATAATTACCGAGCTTGGACTTACATCAGTTCTTCCAATTCAGCATTCGGAAATTTACAATATCCAAGAAATTGAAGAATTTTTAAACAAAAGTCTTGATGGAATTTTGCTTAGTGAATTTAGGGCTAAACTGAAAGAGGTTGTTGAAAGATTTTCATGGGTTGGAGGAAGGTTGAAGGAATTTATTGAACTTTCAGAAAAGATAGCTTCTGAAAAGTATGAAGAATATATAACAGAGGGTGTTTTTAATCTTGTTAATGCAAAAAGATTCGATGAAGACAAATTAAAAGAGATTGTTAGATTTTCAACGAATGAAGAATATTATTCTAAGATTTTTGAACTTGGTGAAGGAATATTCATTGGAAAAGAGCATAATATTAAAAACTTTGAGCAGTATTCGATTTTAATAATGCCTTACTTTGTCTTTAACAGAGAAGTTGGAAAAATAGCTGTTATTTTTGATAAATTTAGTGATTACAACAGAGTGTTTGATAGCGTGGAATATGTTGTGAATAGATTAACTGAATACTTTACTGTTGTTGCAAGAAATGTTGAATAA
- a CDS encoding MFS transporter, which translates to MKIDQVVDLIVSKKEQKNLLLLTSILWIIGSAGVMVMPFVVPDLVSEWDLTTVQASSLISSVFIGMLLGALFSGIILDYFGRKTGVIFYLLVTVIFTVLFGFSKSFGSAYVFRLLSGFGYGGLLPSVNTYLSEYTSIRLRGRYLVILEASWAVGSILIALFAVTLGEKLGWRWDFYIFSIGIISLIPFFRKKDTPKYIFEKRGIEGLKKIFNKVPENIEEIEKVKVTFSGLFRKEHIKQTILVIVSWFVVSFIYYALFSWAPKIFIASLGITITRAKWYTFFVYLAQLPGYLSVAYLIEKWGRKKTLATYFIGMGLSSFLLLLATGNLSFLFIVLVLSFFTLGVWGLVYAYTPELFPTSFRGTANGVAGATARIAGIIAPYFTGYFVDKSIVAALSFVSLFAIFAAVMTLVLGVETKDKAVN; encoded by the coding sequence ATGAAGATAGATCAAGTTGTTGACTTAATTGTCTCAAAGAAAGAACAAAAAAATTTGTTGCTTTTAACTTCGATTCTTTGGATAATTGGTTCTGCAGGTGTAATGGTAATGCCATTTGTCGTTCCTGACCTTGTTTCTGAGTGGGATTTAACAACAGTACAAGCAAGTAGTTTAATTAGCTCAGTTTTTATTGGTATGTTATTAGGTGCATTATTTTCGGGGATTATACTTGACTATTTTGGAAGAAAAACTGGCGTAATATTTTATTTGCTTGTTACTGTAATATTTACTGTTTTATTTGGCTTTTCAAAATCTTTTGGTAGTGCATATGTTTTTAGACTTCTTTCTGGCTTTGGATATGGAGGTTTGCTACCTTCAGTTAATACTTATTTGTCAGAGTATACCTCTATTAGACTTAGGGGAAGATATTTAGTGATATTAGAGGCAAGTTGGGCTGTTGGTAGCATTTTAATAGCACTTTTTGCAGTCACATTGGGAGAAAAATTAGGTTGGAGATGGGATTTTTATATTTTTTCAATTGGAATTATTTCTTTAATCCCGTTTTTTAGAAAAAAAGATACACCAAAATATATATTTGAAAAAAGAGGAATTGAAGGTTTAAAAAAGATTTTTAACAAAGTACCTGAAAATATTGAAGAGATTGAAAAAGTAAAGGTAACTTTCAGTGGACTTTTTAGAAAAGAACATATAAAACAAACTATTTTAGTTATTGTATCTTGGTTTGTGGTTAGTTTCATATATTACGCATTATTTTCATGGGCACCAAAGATATTTATTGCAAGTTTAGGGATAACTATAACAAGGGCAAAATGGTATACATTCTTTGTCTATCTTGCACAGCTTCCAGGATATCTTTCAGTTGCTTATTTGATTGAAAAGTGGGGACGTAAAAAAACTCTTGCAACATATTTCATAGGTATGGGTCTATCTTCTTTCCTTTTATTACTTGCAACTGGCAATTTAAGCTTTCTATTTATAGTATTGGTTCTTTCATTTTTCACTTTGGGAGTTTGGGGACTTGTGTATGCATATACTCCTGAACTATTTCCAACTTCATTTAGAGGAACTGCAAATGGTGTTGCAGGTGCAACTGCAAGAATAGCAGGGATTATTGCTCCATACTTTACCGGTTATTTTGTTGACAAATCTATAGTTGCAGCCCTTTCATTTGTTTCTTTATTTGCAATATTTGCAGCGGTTATGACTCTTGTATTGGGAGTAGAAACAAAAGATAAAGCAGTAAATTAA
- a CDS encoding transcription repressor NadR has translation MKERLKKILSILENSSKPVKGRDLAEILKVSRQVIVQDISVLKTKGYKIYSTREGYILEKKKDVVRKMVAVKHSEDEIYDELLKIVKAGGKVIDVIVEHPLYGEIKGRLDIETMDDISKFMALMESSNATPLLKLSGGVHIHTIEAPNKKIMNDVLDAISKYLLGVEK, from the coding sequence ATGAAAGAAAGATTAAAAAAGATATTAAGTATTTTGGAAAATTCAAGTAAGCCAGTTAAAGGAAGAGATTTGGCCGAAATTTTAAAAGTAAGCAGACAAGTTATCGTTCAAGATATATCTGTGTTAAAGACGAAAGGATATAAGATCTATTCAACAAGAGAAGGATACATTTTAGAAAAAAAGAAAGATGTGGTAAGAAAGATGGTTGCGGTAAAGCATAGTGAAGATGAAATATATGATGAGCTGTTAAAAATTGTTAAAGCCGGCGGGAAGGTAATAGATGTTATTGTTGAGCATCCTCTATATGGTGAAATAAAAGGAAGGCTTGATATAGAAACTATGGATGATATTTCAAAATTTATGGCATTGATGGAGAGTTCTAATGCTACTCCTCTATTGAAATTGTCTGGAGGAGTTCATATACATACTATTGAAGCACCCAACAAAAAAATAATGAATGATGTTTTAGATGCAATAAGTAAATATTTATTGGGGGTGGAAAAATGA
- the cmr6 gene encoding type III-B CRISPR module RAMP protein Cmr6, whose protein sequence is MKVGYKEDLGNKNIKSLSLFYDKYVYYNLHKNSSKKKNEEQSKDLNNLFKAFFDNDKRYIYENSKILNDVFSKVLKQLETSGYHIYEKSFELSSPLLIGSGIPSAYEVGIYLNRNYGLPVIPGQSIKGAFKAFLDEIEESDLIFFGNNENSSEIFFFDAVPEKYELGIDILNPHFKEYYLSEKVPNDVYQPVPISFISVFEGRYVFRYVIISEKIDEDKNKRISKYFEDFLSLYGIGAKTSMGYGRFKK, encoded by the coding sequence ATGAAGGTGGGTTATAAAGAAGATTTGGGTAATAAAAATATTAAATCATTAAGTTTGTTTTATGATAAGTATGTTTATTATAATTTACATAAAAATTCATCTAAAAAGAAAAATGAGGAGCAATCAAAAGATTTAAATAATCTATTTAAAGCATTTTTCGATAATGATAAGAGATATATTTATGAAAACTCAAAAATTTTAAATGATGTATTTTCAAAAGTTTTAAAGCAACTTGAAACTTCAGGATATCATATATATGAAAAAAGTTTTGAGTTGAGTTCTCCCTTGTTAATTGGTTCAGGTATTCCTTCAGCTTACGAAGTTGGGATTTATTTAAATAGAAATTATGGTTTGCCTGTTATTCCAGGACAATCTATTAAAGGTGCATTTAAAGCATTTTTAGATGAAATAGAAGAAAGTGACCTTATTTTTTTTGGAAATAATGAGAATTCTTCAGAAATTTTCTTTTTCGATGCTGTACCAGAAAAATACGAATTAGGTATTGATATTTTAAATCCACATTTTAAGGAGTACTATTTGAGCGAAAAGGTGCCAAACGATGTATATCAACCTGTGCCCATTAGTTTTATTAGTGTATTTGAAGGAAGATATGTATTTAGATATGTAATAATATCAGAAAAAATTGATGAGGATAAGAATAAAAGAATTTCAAAATATTTTGAAGATTTTCTATCTTTATACGGAATAGGTGCAAAAACTTCTATGGGGTATGGTAGATTTAAAAAGTGA
- the cmr5 gene encoding type III-B CRISPR module-associated protein Cmr5 gives MRNKIEIKNFSQNKIKENLKEMESNNELKKSYKSLVKSLGALVLQNGLYASIVFIISKTKDKNNYYYVLKDIQKFLKEYFKDSYLENDKGIKQEVLEFLESKSFKKAYRQFSEQFIEFIKWHRRYVDIYIDID, from the coding sequence ATGAGAAATAAAATTGAAATAAAGAATTTTTCTCAAAATAAAATAAAAGAAAATTTAAAGGAAATGGAAAGTAATAATGAATTAAAAAAAAGTTATAAAAGTTTAGTAAAAAGTTTAGGTGCGTTAGTTTTACAGAATGGGTTATACGCTTCAATAGTTTTTATTATTTCTAAAACAAAAGATAAAAATAATTACTATTATGTACTAAAAGATATTCAAAAATTTTTAAAAGAATATTTTAAGGATAGTTATTTAGAAAACGATAAAGGTATTAAACAAGAAGTATTAGAATTTTTAGAAAGTAAATCTTTCAAAAAAGCTTATAGACAATTTTCAGAACAATTTATAGAATTTATAAAATGGCATAGGAGATATGTTGATATCTATATTGATATTGATTAA
- the cmr4 gene encoding type III-B CRISPR module RAMP protein Cmr4, producing the protein MNNEVGRIGFFYAVTQIHAGKGFDVGIVDQPIQREIHTRFPVINGVKGAIRNEISRLIKINYNDIKQIFGTEFQDNEASEAGKVSFSEAKIAFYPVRSIDRGIVWITCPLILSRLKIAFDVVGLEEFKKLIEKMNISYKEDYKALSTIKDSTKICLEEFEQDIEYSEDLMGFVNHLRNIFPDKRLFERFSSNLVILSDEDFSYFVTNSTEVIARIRINPQKRTVDKGALWYEEYIPQDSVLFFISKLLVNNADYLLKKIDELNSKFLNIGGNASIGKGIVYISFLPFKGEDKNEK; encoded by the coding sequence ATGAATAATGAAGTAGGAAGAATAGGATTTTTTTATGCTGTTACACAAATACATGCTGGGAAAGGTTTTGATGTTGGAATAGTTGATCAACCAATTCAAAGAGAGATTCATACAAGATTTCCTGTAATAAATGGTGTTAAAGGAGCAATTAGAAATGAGATAAGCAGGTTAATAAAAATAAATTATAATGACATTAAACAAATTTTTGGAACGGAATTTCAAGACAACGAAGCATCCGAAGCTGGTAAGGTAAGTTTTTCAGAAGCAAAAATAGCTTTTTATCCTGTTAGAAGTATAGATAGAGGAATTGTCTGGATAACTTGTCCATTAATTTTATCTAGGTTAAAAATAGCATTTGACGTTGTTGGGCTAGAAGAATTTAAAAAGCTAATTGAGAAAATGAATATAAGTTATAAAGAGGATTATAAAGCATTGTCAACAATCAAAGATTCTACTAAAATTTGCTTGGAAGAATTTGAGCAAGACATTGAGTATTCTGAAGATTTAATGGGTTTTGTAAATCATTTAAGAAATATCTTTCCTGATAAAAGACTTTTTGAGAGATTTTCTAGTAATTTAGTTATTTTAAGTGATGAAGATTTTTCATATTTTGTTACTAATAGTACAGAAGTTATTGCAAGAATAAGAATTAACCCTCAAAAACGAACAGTTGATAAAGGAGCATTATGGTATGAGGAATATATTCCACAAGATTCTGTGTTGTTTTTTATTTCAAAATTACTAGTTAATAACGCAGATTATTTATTAAAAAAAATTGATGAATTAAATTCAAAATTTTTGAATATAGGTGGTAATGCTTCGATAGGAAAGGGGATCGTTTATATTTCATTTTTACCTTTTAAGGGGGAAGATAAAAATGAGAAATAA
- the cmr3 gene encoding type III-B CRISPR module-associated protein Cmr3 gives MSKVKVLKFIPIDWVSFRKSKSFSTFENTIFPNIKTFYGAIFSAYFRKKGTKDAIKEIEKMIGEKLINLIGPFIVSERNEIYFRKPANLKLRKICKNENSCEYEYYKGFPSQDSFVVDNVSLRYIKYSNIDNLSEEGISFISLNDLETFKKSSDKKLYLNLHKYNKNLPFSIERKVGIALDNKKRMVDKEHGAFYLLSTYRFRDGAGFGIFIDEKTEQFLNQNKINTVNIGSKGRLAKLEIFEIETDLFSKESRSKIKGLMLLTPAVFRNGFLPRSEYIRQKIVAVCNYKPEIYSGWDLKKNKPGKMFRIVPPGSVFFAEEKYLENLELTEEFNEYNYGKFIVLENCE, from the coding sequence ATGAGTAAAGTAAAGGTTCTTAAATTTATACCTATAGATTGGGTTTCTTTCAGAAAGTCAAAAAGTTTTTCAACTTTTGAAAATACAATTTTTCCAAATATTAAAACTTTTTACGGTGCAATATTTTCAGCTTACTTTAGAAAAAAGGGAACTAAAGATGCTATAAAAGAAATAGAAAAAATGATTGGAGAGAAATTAATAAATTTAATCGGACCATTTATTGTTTCGGAAAGAAATGAAATATATTTTAGAAAACCAGCTAATTTAAAACTCAGAAAAATTTGTAAAAATGAAAATTCATGTGAATATGAGTATTACAAAGGATTTCCAAGTCAAGACTCTTTTGTTGTTGATAATGTGAGTTTGAGATATATAAAATATAGTAATATAGATAATCTTTCAGAAGAAGGGATATCTTTTATTTCGCTAAACGATCTTGAAACTTTTAAAAAATCTTCAGACAAAAAATTATATTTAAATTTACACAAATATAACAAAAATTTACCTTTTAGTATAGAAAGAAAAGTTGGTATAGCACTAGATAATAAAAAAAGAATGGTGGATAAGGAGCATGGAGCATTTTATTTATTATCAACCTACCGTTTTAGAGATGGGGCAGGATTTGGGATTTTTATTGATGAAAAGACTGAGCAGTTTTTAAATCAAAATAAAATTAACACAGTAAATATTGGAAGTAAAGGTAGATTGGCGAAATTGGAAATTTTTGAAATTGAAACTGATTTGTTTTCTAAAGAAAGCAGAAGTAAGATTAAAGGATTGATGCTTTTAACCCCTGCCGTTTTTAGAAATGGATTTCTTCCAAGGAGCGAATATATCAGGCAGAAGATTGTTGCTGTTTGCAACTACAAACCTGAGATTTATTCTGGATGGGATTTAAAGAAGAACAAGCCAGGTAAAATGTTTAGAATTGTTCCTCCAGGCTCAGTTTTTTTTGCTGAAGAAAAGTATTTGGAAAATTTAGAATTAACTGAAGAATTTAATGAATATAATTATGGAAAGTTTATAGTATTAGAAAATTGTGAATAG
- the cas10 gene encoding type III-B CRISPR-associated protein Cas10/Cmr2 — translation MNEINWKKKVEAFLHDPVNKMANIRGHKNLAKALLNVVGLEQNNNPRYDYIASAATRILFPQEATKIKRNSEQIRIGFDESKFFHPFSGKGLSEYDKVKEKIKNIDEESFISKLAKIEDYKKLAYRLWWEIPKISDYSYLILEDTRLTNQSIIDHLDISSAFATADEESNGYLILSVSIGPVQEFIAAGRKIRDLRSGSYLLSYLTFKGIQVISEKFGFDCIIFPDLRNNYLVKKYLENIDDFFKNNLEKFLMQPEVASLPNVFTAIIPYKEEYIDKNSEENIEFLIKSAIKKEIDNISKFIYDLIKNKKLKEYTFAKEIENDPELYWNRQVNIFPDIIVESVMFYIFGNEKLNKENWIFKEWEKFIGSKELENYYEQLSKLENTYSLSEANMYNFHTKILQAKSFLRKNTRNFKSLIEDFETPGDDLSGGLKSLVIYEKGDRKENLSSLSVIKREFYRYLKNIGLDEAGEGIRNTRPISYEDSEDEEENNKESIVKEYKLGVLLMDGDQMGKWITGDKIEDNLKSVHPKAIEFLEKQSSDYLDFLKKYKLINPTYQKSISRTLNKFSYFVPHIVREFEGELIYAGGDDVLAIFPANRVLEAANKIRKVYSGIGNVRVEVNKNDGKSEVYEFRNGFCYKDDLPLFNMMGEKATMSAGIVVCNPKLNLSLVLDEVRKAEKEAKNEGRNRFSLRTIRRSGKITNLVFEWDYLNKSKEVFDILDEVEFVYSLFEKNETKKDKSYNSFFRRLKAEYEKLEISNKEFIEQLIPYVLKRIKKIKGIEKVIEVLEKYVRILEENSKNFEKNNLGKFIDLLLEYEYIKRKVDKYE, via the coding sequence ATGAATGAAATTAATTGGAAAAAAAAGGTTGAAGCTTTTTTACACGATCCAGTGAATAAAATGGCAAATATTAGAGGACATAAAAATTTAGCTAAAGCTTTATTAAATGTGGTTGGCTTGGAGCAGAATAATAATCCTAGGTATGATTATATTGCTTCTGCTGCAACTAGGATATTGTTTCCTCAAGAAGCAACAAAGATTAAAAGGAATTCTGAGCAAATAAGGATTGGATTTGATGAGTCGAAGTTTTTTCATCCGTTTTCTGGGAAGGGTTTGAGCGAATATGATAAGGTAAAGGAAAAAATTAAAAATATTGATGAAGAAAGTTTTATATCTAAATTAGCTAAAATAGAAGATTATAAAAAACTTGCATATAGACTTTGGTGGGAAATTCCTAAAATTTCAGATTATTCGTATCTAATATTGGAAGATACAAGACTTACAAATCAAAGTATTATAGATCACTTAGATATTTCTTCAGCTTTTGCAACAGCAGATGAAGAAAGCAATGGATATTTAATTTTGTCTGTAAGTATAGGTCCAGTACAGGAGTTTATTGCAGCTGGAAGAAAGATTAGAGATTTACGGTCAGGAAGTTATCTTCTTTCTTATCTTACATTTAAGGGAATTCAAGTAATAAGTGAAAAGTTTGGATTTGATTGTATTATATTTCCAGATTTAAGGAATAATTATTTAGTAAAAAAATATCTTGAAAATATTGATGACTTTTTTAAAAATAATTTGGAAAAATTTTTAATGCAACCAGAAGTTGCTTCTTTACCGAATGTTTTTACAGCTATTATTCCATATAAAGAAGAATACATAGATAAAAATAGTGAGGAAAATATAGAATTTTTAATTAAAAGTGCTATAAAAAAGGAAATAGATAATATTTCTAAGTTTATCTATGATTTAATAAAAAACAAAAAGTTAAAAGAATACACATTTGCAAAAGAGATTGAAAATGATCCAGAATTATACTGGAATAGACAAGTGAATATTTTTCCTGACATTATAGTTGAAAGTGTTATGTTTTATATATTTGGGAATGAGAAGCTTAATAAAGAAAATTGGATATTTAAAGAATGGGAAAAATTTATTGGTTCAAAGGAGTTAGAGAATTACTATGAACAGTTGTCAAAATTAGAAAATACATATAGTTTATCTGAAGCAAATATGTACAATTTTCATACAAAAATACTTCAAGCAAAAAGTTTTTTGAGAAAAAACACACGAAATTTTAAGTCGTTAATTGAAGATTTTGAAACTCCAGGAGATGATTTATCAGGAGGATTAAAATCTTTAGTTATTTATGAAAAGGGAGATAGAAAAGAAAATTTGTCGTCTTTAAGTGTAATAAAAAGGGAGTTTTATAGATATCTTAAAAATATAGGTTTAGATGAAGCAGGTGAAGGAATAAGAAATACAAGACCAATAAGCTATGAAGATTCTGAAGATGAGGAAGAAAACAACAAAGAAAGTATAGTAAAAGAATATAAGTTAGGTGTTTTATTAATGGATGGAGATCAAATGGGGAAATGGATAACTGGCGATAAAATAGAGGATAATTTAAAAAGTGTTCATCCAAAAGCAATAGAATTTCTTGAAAAACAATCAAGTGACTATTTAGATTTTTTAAAGAAATATAAGTTAATAAATCCAACTTATCAAAAATCTATAAGTAGGACTTTAAACAAATTTTCTTACTTTGTACCACATATTGTTAGAGAATTTGAAGGTGAACTAATTTATGCTGGTGGAGATGATGTGCTTGCGATATTTCCCGCTAATAGAGTTCTAGAAGCAGCAAACAAGATAAGAAAAGTTTATTCTGGAATAGGAAATGTAAGGGTGGAGGTTAATAAAAATGATGGAAAGAGTGAGGTATATGAGTTTAGGAATGGTTTTTGCTATAAAGATGATTTACCTTTATTTAATATGATGGGAGAAAAAGCTACAATGTCAGCTGGTATTGTTGTTTGTAATCCGAAGTTAAATTTGTCGCTTGTTCTTGACGAGGTAAGAAAAGCAGAAAAAGAAGCAAAAAATGAAGGAAGAAACAGATTTTCTCTAAGAACAATTAGAAGAAGTGGAAAAATAACTAATTTAGTGTTTGAGTGGGATTATTTAAACAAATCAAAAGAAGTTTTCGATATTTTAGATGAGGTAGAATTTGTATACTCATTGTTTGAAAAAAATGAAACAAAAAAAGATAAGTCATATAATTCATTCTTCCGTAGGTTAAAAGCTGAATATGAAAAGTTGGAAATTAGTAATAAAGAATTTATAGAACAATTAATCCCTTATGTGTTAAAACGAATAAAAAAGATAAAAGGAATAGAAAAAGTTATAGAAGTACTAGAAAAATATGTTCGGATCTTGGAAGAAAATAGTAAAAATTTTGAAAAGAACAACCTTGGTAAATTTATTGATCTATTATTAGAGTACGAATACATAAAAAGGAAGGTTGATAAATATGAGTAA
- the cmr1 gene encoding type III-B CRISPR module RAMP protein Cmr1 — MKKLETLKFNIEFISPLINRREKCKDSVLLPQTVRGVMRYYFRATAARVFGNNYKKIKGLEDIIFGSNNNKSLFDVTISLQRENKIKLSKLMNLRYSLYGIILNKKSNDCKNKEEQNNENPNEKINLLDSGSEFSIRFIFYKSFFKRRIKDYNKVDEHFYKFKEFIKDLFVLISLVGGFGAKVKKGFGQFVIRNIERDIKLEDIGTILKSLEEKIKYLDKIFVKENEKNKENSTNNSSISDEAFDFPAFVDGFFHVYKLKKEFYSDKDALRNIYSPEKNNFSYLDLKKKLRDSAFKDAIQNFNDEKKVDFNDALLGLPVLFYYSKANYKLNALDDKGNEYRKSSLLTIKLWKEKNGKYKVYLIVLLSKIHLKNSKLVLKKIVKIKNREGKSKKKEFKSSINIDFDYNKLKNTIEKYKELNKII; from the coding sequence ATGAAAAAATTGGAAACTTTGAAATTTAATATTGAATTTATTTCTCCCTTGATAAATCGTAGAGAAAAATGTAAAGATTCGGTTCTTTTGCCACAAACTGTACGTGGTGTAATGAGATATTACTTTAGAGCAACAGCTGCAAGAGTTTTTGGAAATAATTATAAAAAGATCAAAGGATTGGAGGATATTATATTTGGTTCTAATAATAACAAGTCTTTGTTTGATGTGACAATTAGTTTGCAAAGAGAAAATAAAATAAAATTATCTAAGTTAATGAATTTGAGATATTCATTATATGGTATTATTTTGAATAAAAAAAGTAATGACTGTAAGAATAAAGAGGAACAAAATAATGAAAATCCAAACGAAAAGATAAATTTATTGGATTCAGGTAGTGAATTTTCTATAAGGTTTATATTCTATAAATCATTTTTCAAAAGAAGAATAAAAGATTATAATAAAGTAGATGAACATTTTTATAAATTCAAGGAGTTTATTAAGGATTTATTTGTCTTAATTTCATTGGTTGGAGGATTTGGGGCAAAGGTAAAGAAGGGATTTGGACAATTTGTTATAAGAAATATAGAAAGAGATATTAAATTAGAAGACATAGGTACAATATTAAAGAGTTTAGAGGAAAAGATAAAATATTTGGATAAAATTTTTGTAAAAGAAAACGAGAAAAATAAGGAAAATAGTACAAATAATAGTAGCATAAGTGATGAGGCTTTTGATTTTCCAGCGTTTGTTGATGGATTTTTTCATGTATATAAATTAAAAAAAGAATTTTATTCAGACAAAGATGCTCTTAGGAATATATATTCTCCTGAAAAAAATAATTTTTCATATTTAGATTTGAAAAAGAAGTTAAGAGATTCTGCGTTTAAGGATGCTATACAAAATTTTAATGACGAAAAGAAAGTTGATTTTAATGATGCATTACTTGGATTGCCTGTTTTGTTCTATTATAGTAAAGCAAATTATAAATTAAATGCTTTAGATGATAAAGGAAATGAATATAGAAAATCATCATTATTAACAATAAAGTTGTGGAAAGAGAAGAATGGGAAATATAAGGTTTATTTAATTGTTTTATTAAGCAAAATACATTTAAAAAATTCAAAACTTGTATTAAAGAAAATAGTAAAAATAAAAAACAGGGAAGGTAAATCTAAGAAGAAAGAATTCAAATCCTCAATAAATATAGATTTTGATTACAATAAGTTAAAAAATACAATAGAAAAATATAAAGAATTAAACAAAATAATCTAA
- the cas6 gene encoding CRISPR-associated endoribonuclease Cas6 encodes MRIYLDLDFEKLELPIHYNHILQSIIINMIDSSGYRKFIHDEGYVLGKRKFKLYTFSRLLGNFQISGNKIAFFNGARLIISSLDDAMIEYIINYILKKGYINVLGEKIYVKAAVLKSLPSTNYLRVSTKSPVVVYSTLFNYENKKETIFYEPDSSKFLSLLYENILKKYTAFYGNISKNNIEIKHVGKNPKRVKVIYKNTVIFGWLTAFDIYGDFELLKVAYDAGIGMKNSMGFGCVELI; translated from the coding sequence ATGAGAATTTATTTAGATTTAGATTTTGAAAAGTTAGAGCTTCCAATTCATTACAATCATATATTACAGTCTATCATTATAAACATGATAGATTCTAGTGGATATAGAAAATTTATACACGATGAAGGATATGTTTTGGGAAAAAGAAAATTCAAATTATATACTTTTTCAAGATTGCTTGGAAATTTTCAAATATCTGGTAATAAAATAGCTTTTTTCAATGGTGCAAGACTTATTATATCGTCCTTAGATGATGCTATGATTGAATATATTATAAATTATATTTTGAAGAAAGGATATATAAATGTATTAGGTGAAAAAATATATGTTAAAGCTGCTGTTTTAAAGTCCCTCCCTTCTACAAATTATCTTAGAGTTTCAACAAAATCTCCCGTGGTAGTTTATTCAACTTTGTTTAATTATGAAAATAAAAAAGAAACAATTTTTTATGAACCAGATTCAAGTAAGTTTTTATCTCTTTTATATGAAAACATTTTAAAAAAATACACTGCTTTTTATGGAAACATATCTAAAAATAATATTGAAATAAAACATGTAGGTAAAAATCCAAAAAGAGTAAAGGTAATTTATAAGAATACGGTAATTTTTGGTTGGCTTACTGCATTTGATATATATGGAGATTTTGAGTTATTAAAGGTTGCTTATGACGCTGGAATAGGAATGAAAAATTCAATGGGATTTGGATGTGTGGAGTTAATTTAG